The genomic interval GGGTGGCCCGCGGCGCGCCGACGACGTCGAGGGGCTCGGTGAGGGGTTCGCCGCGCCAGCCGAGGTAGGTGCCTCCGGTGTCGTACGGTTCGGGGTCGGGCAGTCCGATCAGCGGGGCGATGGAGCTCTCGGAGTGGCTCGTCGGCACCAGCCAGTTGGTGTACTGACGGCTGCCGCGCGCCACCTTGGAGCGGTTGTCGACGAGTTTGCCGTCGCCGGAGAGGTACAGGGTCCGGGAGAGGGCGGGGACGTCGGCGGCGGAGCCGTAGCCGCTGCGCCAGTCGCGGTAGTAGGAGAAGGCGGGCCCGGTGTCGGTGTCCGTCTTGCGGTGGAGGTAGCGGTCGAACCAGGCCAGTACCCGTTGTCCGACGTGGCTGGTCTCCAGATTGCCCTGGCTCAGGTCGAGTTCGCCGGGGACCTGGCCGCCGCTGTGCCCCCAGGACTGCCAGATCATCTTGGTCTCGGTGCCCTGTGCCTTGAGCGCCCGGTAGGTGGCGGTGGCCTCGTTGAGGTTGAAGAGGCTGTCGGCCTGGCCCTGGACGATGAGCGTGGGGGCCTTGACCCGGTCGAGGTAGGAGACGGGCGAGACGCTGCGCGCGTACGCGAGCATCTCCTGGGTGCGGTCGGCGGGGTAGCGGCCGGAGTTGAGCAGCCGGATGGTCTCGCAGGCCCTGGTGGCGAAGTGCAGGCAGTCCAGCCGGTTGATGCGGGAGGGGTCAAGGCTCGGGTTGAGGAGCGGCTGGCCCTCGCCGATCAGGTAGAAGCCGTTGGTCCACTGCCACTTGAAGACGCCGGGGGTGTCGGAGGTGACGCCGGTGCGCGCCCCGGTGTTGTTGGGGGCCAGTGCGTAGCCGAGGTCGTTCCAGGTGATCAGCGGGACGAGGGCGTCGACCCGGGGGTCGACGGCGGCGGTCGCCAGCTGGATCGCGCCGCCGTAGGAGCCGCCGATCATGCCGACCCGCGGGTCGCCGTCGGCGTCCCTGGTGACGAAGTCGGCCCGGGTACCGTCGTCGGCCGCGCGAACTCCCCCGAGGAAGTCCAGGAGTTCGCTCGCGGCCTTTCCGTCGATGGCGGGGTCGTCGAGGGTGATCAGGCAGCCGGACCCGCCGAAGCCGAGGCCCGAGTAGACGAGCCCGACATAGCCGCGCTCCGCGAAGGCCTTGCCGATGGTGTCGGTGGAACCGTCGGACTTGCTGCCGCCGAATCCGTTGGTGGCGAGGACCGCGGGGGCGGGGCTGTCCGCGTCGGCCCCGGCGGGCCGGTAGAGGTCGGCGTCCACGGTGCAGGTGCGGTCGCCCGCCTCGACGGTGAACTCCAGCGGGGTGACGGTGTACGGGCCGGCCTCGGCGTGGGCCGGGCCGGCGAGGACGAGGGGGGCGACGAGGGCCGCCCCGGCGACCGCCACGAGCGGGCCGCGCACTCTGGAAACAGCACCTGACACGAAGACCTCCACACCGAGGACAACTTACCGGCCGGTAAGTATTGGGCCGCGCTCATGCTGTGACACAGCTCATGGCCGTGTCAACGTATCGGTCAGCGGTTCTTGACGGATGTTCACGTCTCGCGGGAGAACGCGCACATCCTCGCGCCCGCGCGGACAGCGGCGCGGGCGCGAACAGGGGCGGAAGGGCCGAGGAGGTTCAGCGCAGGGCGGGGGTCTCGACGGTCAGCGTGCAACGCCCGCCGCCCGCCGGTGCGTCGAGCACCGCGGGCACGCCCAGCGGAATCGTCAGCGCGGTCGGGCCGTGGCCAAAGCCCAGCTCCTCGACCACGGGTATGCCCAGCGGGCCGAGCCGGTCGGCGAGCACGGCGCGGATCTTCTCGTACGGGCCGCACTCCTGCCAGGAGCCGCAGGCCACCCCGGCGACTCCGTCCAGGGCTCCGGTCCGCAGGAGCCGGGTGAGGATGCCGTCCAGCCGGTAGGGCTCCTCCCCGGTGTCCTCGATCACCAGCAGTCCGCCCCGGGCGTGGGCCCGGCCGCCCGGGGCGCCGGTTCCGGCGGCGAGCAGGCTGACGCAACCGCCGTACAGGACGCCCCGCGCCCGGCCGGGGACCAGGGCCCCGGCCGACTCCAGGCCGAGGGTGGTGACGGTCTCCGGGGCGAGGAGCGTGGCGCGGAGGTGCTCGCGGGTCACCGCGTCCCCGAGGAACGTATCGGTGGCGATCATCGGCCCGTGCAGGGTCGCGAACCCGGCCCGCAGGGCGAACGCCTCGTGCAGCACCGTGATGTCGCTGTAGCCGACGAACACCTTGGGCCCGGCGGCCCGCACCGCCGCCCAGTCGACCAGGTCGGCCATCCGGTGGGCGCCGTATCCGCCCCGGGCGCAGAGCACGGCCTCCACCGTGGGATCGCACCAGGCCCGCTCGAGGTCCTCCGCGCGGCCCGCGTCCGACCCGGCGAGATAATCCAACTTCGGGTGCAGAGTACGGACATGGGCACCGACGACAGGGTCGAGTCCCCAGTCGCGCAGGACGGCGAGGCCCTCCTCCAGCCGGTCGGCGGGGACGGGGCCGCTGGGCGCGACGACGGCGACCCGGGAGCCGCGCCGCAGCCGGGGAGGCCGGGCGAGGGGCATCGCCGGGCCGTGGGCCGCACGGGTCACGTGGTCAGCTCCAGCGGCGGCACGTCGGGGCGGTCGATACCGAACGTCTGCGCGTAGAGGGAGAGTTCGGCCTCCAGTGCGCGGACCAGGGTCTCCACGCGCCGGAAGCCGTGGCCCTCCCCCTCGAAGGCGAGGTAGGCGTGGGCGACGCCCCGGCCCCCGATGGCTGCGAGGAACCGCTCGCACTGGGCGGGCGGGCAGATCACGTCGTCCAGGCCCTGGAGCAGCAGGAAGGGGGTGTCCAGCCGGTCGGCGCGGTGGAGCGGTGAGCGTTCCCGGTAGCGCTCGGGCACCTCGGCGAACGGGCCGACGAGGGACTCCAGGTACTGCGACTCGAAGTCGTGGGTTCCGTCCGTGGCCCACCCTTCGAGATCCAGGACCGGGTAGAGGATCGTCCCGCAGGCGTAGATGCCGGTGCTGGTCAGCGATGCGGCGGCGGTCCAGCCGCCCGCGCTGCCGCCCCGGACGGCGAGCTTGTCCGGGTGGGCGGCACCCTCCTCGACGAGGGCCGAGGCGACGGCCGCGCAGTCGGCCACGTCGACCACGCCCCACTGGCCGCGCAGGAGTTCGCGGTAGCCGCGGCCGTAGCCGGTGGAGCCGCCGTAGTTGACGTCGGCCACCCCGATGCCGCGCGAGGTGAAGTAGGCGATCTCCAGATCGAGGACGAGCGGTGCGTGGCCGGTGGGCCCGCCGTGGGCCCGGACGACGTACGGGGGCTTCTCGCCCTCGGGGCCGGTGCGGTCGGGGCTGTGCGGCGGGTAGATGTGGGCGTGGATCTCGCGGCCGTCGGGGCCGGTGAAGGTGCGGTCCTCGGGCACCGGGTAGTACGCGGGGTCGACCGCGTCCCGGTGGGGTGCGCCGATGACGCGGGTGTGCCCGGTCGCGGTGTCCAGCTCGACGATCTCGGGGCCGCTGCGGGGGCTCGCCGCGACGCCGACGACCCGGCTGCCGTGGACGGCGAGCGTGTCGGCCCAGGCGGTCCAGGGGCCCGGCACGTCGGCGAGTTCGCCGGTCTCCGGGTCGAGGATGCCGAGCCGCATGCCGCCCCTGCCGTGCAGGACGGCGATCAGCCCGTTGTCCAGCGGGTGGAACCAGCGCAGCCCGATCTTCCAGAGGGCTCCGCCGAACTCCTCGCCCCGGGGCGGCAGAAGGCGGCTGCTGGGGACCGCACCGCCGGGAGGCGCGTCGGGGCGGATGCGCTGGAGCTCCCACCAGTCGGCGAGATCGGAGACGAACAGGAGGCTGCCGTCGCGGTCCCACTCCACCTGGCAGACCGATTCGTCGAGGTCGCCGACGAGAGGCCGTACGCCGGTGAACCCGCCCGTTCCGTCGATGTCCGCCAGCATGACCACCGTGCCGTCCCACGGCATCCGGGGGTGGTCCCAGGCGATCCAGGCCGCCCGCCGCCCGTCGTGGGAGACCTTGGGGCCGGTGACGAACCGGTGCCGGTCGTCGGAGAGTTCACGGACCGCCGCCCGGTCGTCGGCCGCCGAGCCGTCGAGCGGCACGGCGGCGACGACGCGCCGCACGTCGGTGGGCGCGGGCCCGGTGAACTCCTCCAGCACGCACCAGACCTCGCCCGCCGCCCCGTGCTCCGGGCGCACCTGCGGGTCCACCCAGCGCAGCCCGCCGCCGACGTCGGAGACGGGGGTGAGCGGCCACGGCTCGTCGGGCCCGTCAGGGGCGTAGGCGTACAGCCGTTGGTCGGTGAAGTGGACGAACACCACGAGGAGTTCGCCGTCCTCGCGCACGGTGCCCGCCCAGGGCTGTCCGCCGTACTCGATCACCCGGCTGCGGGTGTTCCAGGGGGCCGGCAGCACGGGGGCGGTGGTGCCGTCGGCGCGGCGGCGCATCAGGGCGCGCCGCCCGTCCTCGGCGGGGCGCGGCTCGGTCCACCACACCTCGTCCCCGATGGTGCCGAGGTGGTCGGGGCGGCCGTCGTGCGAGGCGGCGAGTGCCGCGTCGACCGGCGACGGCCAGGTTCCGTACGGGGCTGCTGGCACGGTGTTCACGTAGGTCGGTCCCCCCGGGGCGCGGATCGGGTCGGCAGGCGGTCAGGCGGTGCGCAGGTAGTGGTCGAGCACGCGGACGCCGAAGTGGAGGGCGTCGACGGGGACGCGCTCGTCGACGCCGTGGAAGAGCCGCTGGTAGTCGAAGCCGACGGGCAGCTTCAGCGGGGTGAAGCCGTAGCCGGTGATGCCGAGGCGGGAGAACTGCTTGGCGTCGGTGCCGCCCGACATGCAGTACGGGACGGTGTGCGCGTCCGGGTCGAACCGCTCGACGGCGGCGCGCAGTTTGGCGTACGTCGGGGAGTCCACGGGGGCCTCCAGGGCCGTCTCGCGGTGGTAGAACTCCCAGGAGACCGAGGGGCCGGTGAGCCGGTCCAGGGTCGCGTGGAACTCGTCGTCGCCGCCGGGGACCATGCGCCCGTCGATGAAGGCGGCGGCGTGGCCGGGGATGACGTTGACCTTGTAGCCGGCGTCCAGCATCGTCGGGTTGCTGCTGTTGCGGACGGTGTTCTCGACCAGGGACGCGGCCGGGCCGAGCTTGCCGAGGAGTTGGGCGACGTCGAAGCCGGGGTCGTCCAGGTCGGCGGTGATGCCGTGCAGGGCGGCGATCTCGGTGATCGCGGCGCGGACGGTCGGGGTGAGGCGGATGGGCCACTCGTGCTCGCCGATCCGGGCGACGGCGGCGGCCAGGGTGCTCACCGCGTTCTCCCGGTTGACCTTGGAGCCGTGCCCGGCCCGGCCCTCGGCGGTCAGCTTCAGCCAGCCGGTGCCGCGCTCGCCCGCGGCGATCGGGTACAGCGAGAGACCGGGGCCCGCGTGGAAGGTGAAGGCCCCCGACTCGCTGATGCCCTCCGTGCAGCCCTCGAACAGCTCCGGGTGCTGATCGGCGAGGAAGCCGGAGCCGTCGGCGGCGCTGTCCTCCTCGTCGGCGGTGTACGCGAGGACGATGTCGCGCCGGGGGCGGAAGCCCTCGCGGGCCCAGCCGCGTACGACGGAGAGGACCATCGCGTCCATGTTCTTCATGTCGACGGCGCCCCTCCCCCACACGACCCCGTCGCTCACCTCGCCGGAGAAGGGGTGCACGCTCCAGTCGGCGGGCTCGGCGGGCACCACGTCGAGGTGGCCGTGGACGAGCAGCGCGTCGGCCGACGGGTCGGTGCCGGGGATCCGGGCGACCACGTTGGTCCGGCCGGGGGTCCGTTCCAGCAGCGTCGGCTCGATTCCGGCGTCGGAGAGCCGTTGGGCGACGTACTCGGCGGCCGGCCGCTCCCGGCAGTCGCCGCCGCCCCGGTTGGTGGTGTCGATGCGGATGAGTTCGGAGGTGAACGTCACCACCTCGTCGAGCGCCTGCCGGTCAACGGGTCCGAGCAGGTCGGGGGCGTCAGCCATACTGTTCCTCCACAGCGGCCGACACGATCGTCGTCACCGCCTTGAACGTGCGAATTCCTTCGTACATCGTCGCGCTGGTGTACGCGACCCGCCTCTCCCCGCTCGGCGCCACGCCGGGGACCACGGTCGCCGCGGCTGCCAGATGTTCGGCGTCGAACTCCAGCTCGATGGTGAACGCGTTCCCGGTGACGGGGTCCCGACGCCCCGCGAGCGCGGTGGCCGTCTTCGCCGCCGCCCTGATGTCGGCGGCGGTACGGGCGGGGGTGCGGCACACCGCGGCGTAGCGGGAGACGTAGTCCTTGACGGCTACCTTCCGGGCGTCGGGGGCGTATCCCTGGGCGTCCACGCAGGTCAGGTCGTCGCCGGTGACGAGGACGACGGGCACGCCGTACTCGGCGGCGACCTGCGCGTTGAGCAGCCCCTCGCTCGCGCGGACGCCGCCCAGCCAGACGCCGGTGATGGAGTTGGCGAGGTAGGTGTGGGCGAGGACGCCCTCCGTGCCGGCTCCGGTGTGGTAGCCGACGAAGGCCACCGCGTCCACGTCGCCGTGCTGGATGCCCTCGACCATGGACAGCGACTTGTGCTTGCCGGTGAGCATCTGGACGCGTTCGTCCATCTGCTCCAGCAGCAGGTTCCGCATCGACCAGTGGGCCTCGTTGACGAGGACCTCGTCGGCGCCGCCGTCGTAGAAGCCGAGCGCGGCCGCGTTCACGTCGGAGGTGAACATCGACCGGCAGCGCTCCCACTGCGGCGTCCCCGGCAGCACGTCGGCCGGCCAGGTCACTCCGGTGGCGCCTTCCATGTCCGCGCTGATGAGGATCTTCATGCCGCCACACCGTACGCGCCGTGGGCGGCGCGGGCCAGGGAGGGGCGGCCCGTCAGAGGTCCAGTCCGCCGAAGGTCCCCTTGATGCCCCGCATGCCCGTAGCCCCCGCGTGCTGAAGACTGAAAGGGGCCCGCCGACCCACATCCCCGGCGTCACGTGCGAGAAGGGCGAGGAACCAGTATGTGCGCGAAGCAGGATGACGCGGATGCCCCGCCTCGCCACGGGTCCGGCACGGAAGGGGACGCGGACGGCTCGGATCCCTTCGAGGTGGACGAGGAGGTCCAGCACGCCCTGGACCGGCTCACGCTGCTCATCAACGCGGCAGAGGCCCTTTCCAGCACGCTCGAGGTGGACCAGGGGCTCCGTCGGCTCTGCCGCACGCTCGTCCCCGGCCTCGCCGACTGGTGCGCGGTCGACCTGCTGGACGACCATGGACGGCTGCGCAGGATCGTCGTCGAGCACCGGGACGCCGATGTGACGTCCCCGGGCCTGGACGAGGGGCTGCTGCCTCCGGCCGAGGGGTCGGCGGCCTCGGTCGCCCGGGCGCTGCTCGGTGTGGGTCCCGTACTCCTCACGGACTTTCCCCCGCCGAAGGACGAGGATGACCCCCTGTACCTCCGGGAGAAGCAACTTTTCGAGCGGCTCGAGGCCGACACGGCGGTCGTCGCCCCGCTGAGAGCCCGGCGGCAGGTGTTCGGCGTGCTGACCCTGGCCCGTACGCGCAGGGAGGTCCGGCTGACCGAGGACACCCTCTCCCTCGTCGAGGACCTCGCCCACCGCGTGGCGCTGGCCGTCGACAACGCGCGCCTGCACGCCGAGGCCCAGCACACGGCCGAGCGGTTGCAGCGCTCCCTGCTGCCGGAGCTGCCCACGGACGGGCCGCTCGAAGTGGCCGCCCGGTACCAGCCCGCGAGCACCACCGCGCGCGTCGGTGGCGACTGGTACGACGCCTTCGTGCTGCCGGACGGAGCGATGACGCTGATCATCGGCGACATCGCGGGGCATGACCTGCGGGCCGCGGTCATGATGAGCCAGACCCGCAACATGCTGCGCGGCATCGCCTGCGACCGCAAGGAACCGCCCGGCAAGATCCTCGCCAGGCTGGACGCGGCCCATCACATCCTCTATCCCCATCAGACGCTGACCTGCGTCTACGCACTGATCGAACGGATGAGCGCGGACGAGCCGTGGCTGCTGCACTACGCGGTCGCGGGCCACCCCGCCCCCCTGCTCGTGACGCACG from Streptomyces sp. CA-278952 carries:
- a CDS encoding CocE/NonD family hydrolase, yielding MRGPLVAVAGAALVAPLVLAGPAHAEAGPYTVTPLEFTVEAGDRTCTVDADLYRPAGADADSPAPAVLATNGFGGSKSDGSTDTIGKAFAERGYVGLVYSGLGFGGSGCLITLDDPAIDGKAASELLDFLGGVRAADDGTRADFVTRDADGDPRVGMIGGSYGGAIQLATAAVDPRVDALVPLITWNDLGYALAPNNTGARTGVTSDTPGVFKWQWTNGFYLIGEGQPLLNPSLDPSRINRLDCLHFATRACETIRLLNSGRYPADRTQEMLAYARSVSPVSYLDRVKAPTLIVQGQADSLFNLNEATATYRALKAQGTETKMIWQSWGHSGGQVPGELDLSQGNLETSHVGQRVLAWFDRYLHRKTDTDTGPAFSYYRDWRSGYGSAADVPALSRTLYLSGDGKLVDNRSKVARGSRQYTNWLVPTSHSESSIAPLIGLPDPEPYDTGGTYLGWRGEPLTEPLDVVGAPRATLKVLSPKTERVQNSGDASDKLVLFAKVYDVAPDGSRTLVNRLVSPVRVPDVTRPFTVELPGIVHRYEKGHRLEFVIAASDTAYFGNRGVKPVTVVHAPEDTGVLELPVVPAG
- a CDS encoding S66 peptidase family protein, which encodes MTRAAHGPAMPLARPPRLRRGSRVAVVAPSGPVPADRLEEGLAVLRDWGLDPVVGAHVRTLHPKLDYLAGSDAGRAEDLERAWCDPTVEAVLCARGGYGAHRMADLVDWAAVRAAGPKVFVGYSDITVLHEAFALRAGFATLHGPMIATDTFLGDAVTREHLRATLLAPETVTTLGLESAGALVPGRARGVLYGGCVSLLAAGTGAPGGRAHARGGLLVIEDTGEEPYRLDGILTRLLRTGALDGVAGVACGSWQECGPYEKIRAVLADRLGPLGIPVVEELGFGHGPTALTIPLGVPAVLDAPAGGGRCTLTVETPALR
- a CDS encoding prolyl oligopeptidase family serine peptidase, with amino-acid sequence MNTVPAAPYGTWPSPVDAALAASHDGRPDHLGTIGDEVWWTEPRPAEDGRRALMRRRADGTTAPVLPAPWNTRSRVIEYGGQPWAGTVREDGELLVVFVHFTDQRLYAYAPDGPDEPWPLTPVSDVGGGLRWVDPQVRPEHGAAGEVWCVLEEFTGPAPTDVRRVVAAVPLDGSAADDRAAVRELSDDRHRFVTGPKVSHDGRRAAWIAWDHPRMPWDGTVVMLADIDGTGGFTGVRPLVGDLDESVCQVEWDRDGSLLFVSDLADWWELQRIRPDAPPGGAVPSSRLLPPRGEEFGGALWKIGLRWFHPLDNGLIAVLHGRGGMRLGILDPETGELADVPGPWTAWADTLAVHGSRVVGVAASPRSGPEIVELDTATGHTRVIGAPHRDAVDPAYYPVPEDRTFTGPDGREIHAHIYPPHSPDRTGPEGEKPPYVVRAHGGPTGHAPLVLDLEIAYFTSRGIGVADVNYGGSTGYGRGYRELLRGQWGVVDVADCAAVASALVEEGAAHPDKLAVRGGSAGGWTAAASLTSTGIYACGTILYPVLDLEGWATDGTHDFESQYLESLVGPFAEVPERYRERSPLHRADRLDTPFLLLQGLDDVICPPAQCERFLAAIGGRGVAHAYLAFEGEGHGFRRVETLVRALEAELSLYAQTFGIDRPDVPPLELTT
- a CDS encoding M20/M25/M40 family metallo-hydrolase is translated as MADAPDLLGPVDRQALDEVVTFTSELIRIDTTNRGGGDCRERPAAEYVAQRLSDAGIEPTLLERTPGRTNVVARIPGTDPSADALLVHGHLDVVPAEPADWSVHPFSGEVSDGVVWGRGAVDMKNMDAMVLSVVRGWAREGFRPRRDIVLAYTADEEDSAADGSGFLADQHPELFEGCTEGISESGAFTFHAGPGLSLYPIAAGERGTGWLKLTAEGRAGHGSKVNRENAVSTLAAAVARIGEHEWPIRLTPTVRAAITEIAALHGITADLDDPGFDVAQLLGKLGPAASLVENTVRNSSNPTMLDAGYKVNVIPGHAAAFIDGRMVPGGDDEFHATLDRLTGPSVSWEFYHRETALEAPVDSPTYAKLRAAVERFDPDAHTVPYCMSGGTDAKQFSRLGITGYGFTPLKLPVGFDYQRLFHGVDERVPVDALHFGVRVLDHYLRTA
- a CDS encoding M55 family metallopeptidase, producing MKILISADMEGATGVTWPADVLPGTPQWERCRSMFTSDVNAAALGFYDGGADEVLVNEAHWSMRNLLLEQMDERVQMLTGKHKSLSMVEGIQHGDVDAVAFVGYHTGAGTEGVLAHTYLANSITGVWLGGVRASEGLLNAQVAAEYGVPVVLVTGDDLTCVDAQGYAPDARKVAVKDYVSRYAAVCRTPARTAADIRAAAKTATALAGRRDPVTGNAFTIELEFDAEHLAAAATVVPGVAPSGERRVAYTSATMYEGIRTFKAVTTIVSAAVEEQYG
- a CDS encoding PP2C family protein-serine/threonine phosphatase produces the protein MCAKQDDADAPPRHGSGTEGDADGSDPFEVDEEVQHALDRLTLLINAAEALSSTLEVDQGLRRLCRTLVPGLADWCAVDLLDDHGRLRRIVVEHRDADVTSPGLDEGLLPPAEGSAASVARALLGVGPVLLTDFPPPKDEDDPLYLREKQLFERLEADTAVVAPLRARRQVFGVLTLARTRREVRLTEDTLSLVEDLAHRVALAVDNARLHAEAQHTAERLQRSLLPELPTDGPLEVAARYQPASTTARVGGDWYDAFVLPDGAMTLIIGDIAGHDLRAAVMMSQTRNMLRGIACDRKEPPGKILARLDAAHHILYPHQTLTCVYALIERMSADEPWLLHYAVAGHPAPLLVTHDGETRFLTGGRSVMLGVEPEVHRPAETDTLPPDSTVLLYTDGLVERREEDLGRGLARLRQHAAALAREPLTTFCDEILEGMAGGGSDDVALIAVRTAPPHAGPTMATA